One segment of bacterium DNA contains the following:
- a CDS encoding GAF domain-containing protein, with product MFAHEWSKSFAEIAEALLENKTLDSVLDTITRTSCSFFNASASSIMLFDSNREYLTIARSFNLSPEYLKAVRVRKDEEIAGVVCQKKKFRFVPNVMSIFENIGNHFTVDWIEKEGLVSLVCAPLILKSEAIGCLNIYYRTPQEKFQDEESLDFFTKLSALAIEHIKLLGETEEKSQIVTGLEEIGILLTSSFEVEKIVEVFLSTAVAITRVDSGTLILVDEMSKKITDAFEYANGKFTHQQYVSPTRLSEGMSGELIRTRRPVIMNDIKEHDIANPVSIMKQRASIAGFPLIAREKLIGILYVESTQRHEFSRNEVDYLSMLCSQAAIALDNTSLYRRISREAMDMAILYEVGQSFISTLDFDQLLNNILRRLVNLFGYLNLAVFLVDEENQELKLRSYINYPEAVKNMKIKIGEVGVTGHVAATRQMHYAPDVTKEPHYVVGVKEAKSEVCLPLMIGERLVGVLDVESPVFDGFTQDDINLLSTLSAQIAIALENSRLYEEARRLSLTDPLTTLPNRRNFEVLIDAEIKRAERYRRPFAVLMIDFDNFKSYNDAYGHLAGDKILIKLSQIMKESIRDVDFLCRYGGDEFVAILPETEATFALEAADRMRGKILAQDIDPPVTLSIGISTFPLDGKDSVMLIHLADQACYEAKQMGGNRVNFAHREKQ from the coding sequence ATGTTCGCACACGAATGGTCAAAAAGTTTTGCCGAAATCGCCGAAGCGCTGCTTGAGAACAAGACGCTGGACAGCGTCCTGGACACGATCACCAGGACGTCCTGTTCGTTCTTCAATGCCTCCGCGTCTTCGATCATGCTCTTCGATTCAAACCGCGAATACCTGACGATCGCTCGTTCCTTCAATCTGTCGCCCGAGTACCTTAAGGCCGTGCGCGTGCGCAAGGACGAAGAGATCGCCGGGGTCGTATGCCAGAAGAAAAAATTTAGGTTCGTACCCAATGTTATGTCGATATTTGAGAATATTGGAAATCACTTCACCGTCGACTGGATCGAGAAAGAGGGGCTGGTGTCGCTGGTCTGCGCGCCGCTGATATTAAAGAGCGAGGCGATCGGATGTCTGAACATCTACTATCGCACGCCGCAGGAAAAATTCCAGGATGAGGAAAGCCTTGATTTTTTCACGAAGCTGTCGGCCCTGGCGATCGAGCACATCAAATTGCTGGGCGAGACCGAAGAGAAAAGCCAGATCGTCACGGGTCTTGAGGAGATCGGCATCCTGCTGACGTCATCATTTGAGGTCGAAAAGATCGTGGAAGTGTTCTTGTCCACCGCGGTCGCCATCACCAGGGTCGACAGCGGCACTCTGATCCTGGTCGATGAGATGAGCAAAAAAATCACCGATGCATTTGAATATGCCAACGGCAAGTTCACGCACCAGCAGTACGTGTCGCCGACGCGGCTTTCCGAGGGCATGTCCGGCGAGTTGATCCGGACGCGCCGGCCGGTCATCATGAACGATATCAAAGAACATGATATCGCCAATCCCGTATCGATCATGAAGCAGCGGGCGTCGATCGCGGGCTTTCCGCTGATCGCCCGCGAGAAACTAATCGGGATACTGTACGTGGAGTCGACCCAGCGTCATGAATTCTCGCGCAACGAGGTCGATTATCTTTCCATGCTTTGCAGCCAGGCCGCGATCGCGCTCGACAACACTTCCCTGTACCGGCGCATCAGCCGTGAAGCCATGGACATGGCGATCTTGTATGAAGTGGGGCAGAGCTTTATTTCCACGCTGGATTTTGACCAGCTGCTTAACAATATCTTGCGACGGCTGGTCAATCTTTTCGGATATTTGAACCTGGCGGTCTTCCTGGTCGATGAGGAGAACCAGGAACTTAAGCTGAGGTCATACATCAACTATCCCGAAGCGGTAAAGAACATGAAGATCAAGATCGGCGAAGTCGGGGTCACCGGGCATGTGGCCGCGACACGGCAGATGCATTACGCCCCGGATGTGACCAAGGAGCCGCATTATGTCGTGGGGGTCAAGGAAGCGAAGAGCGAGGTCTGCTTACCGCTGATGATCGGCGAACGGCTGGTCGGCGTGCTCGATGTCGAAAGCCCGGTATTCGACGGTTTTACCCAGGATGACATCAACCTGCTTTCCACGCTCAGCGCGCAGATCGCGATCGCGCTCGAGAACTCGCGGCTGTATGAAGAAGCAAGAAGGCTGTCGCTGACCGATCCCCTGACCACCCTGCCAAACCGCCGTAACTTCGAGGTCCTGATCGATGCTGAGATCAAACGCGCCGAGCGGTACCGCCGGCCCTTCGCCGTGCTGATGATTGACTTTGACAATTTTAAATCCTATAACGACGCGTACGGACACCTGGCCGGGGATAAGATCCTGATCAAGCTCAGCCAGATAATGAAGGAATCGATCAGGGATGTTGACTTCCTGTGCCGGTACGGAGGCGATGAATTCGTGGCGATCCTACCCGAGACCGAGGCGACTTTTGCGCTCGAGGCAGCAGACCGCATGCGGGGTAAGATCTTAGCCCAGGACATCGACCCTCCTGTTACTCTCAGCATCGGCATTTCCACGTTCCCTCTCGACGGCAAAGACAGCGTGATGTTGATACATCTGGCTGACCAGGCATGCTACGAAGCAAAACAGATGGGGGGCAACAGGGTCAATTTCGCCCACCGCGAAAAGCAATGA